A stretch of Chitinophaga caeni DNA encodes these proteins:
- a CDS encoding 2'-5' RNA ligase family protein, with the protein MNFERNERPRKYSSPDFNRENVEPNKDREGGFNRKSEYDKDYDRGFNRDRDGDNRGYGRDRDRDGGGGYGRDRDGGFRPSGGGYGRDRDGGGGYGDRDRGYNRGGGGYGRDRDGGGGYGDRDRGYNRGGGGGYGRDRDGGGGYGDRGGYNRGGGGDRGGYNRGGGGDRGGYNRGGGDRGGYNRGGGGRQQRPGGGGQRFKRTPKPDNKIYFIALLPTAEVGKEIIKIKQEFAENYGPVYALKVLPHITLQVPFTADPSLERAFCEELTEFAKDQAPFEVTLNGFGTFPNKQNRVLFINVEKSEEMSALHRQLINYLRKEFGFSTMLARTGFTPHVTVAFKDLTDEQFEKAWPEYENKEYTASFKVNNLYFLRHNGKSWEVLQKCKLGGA; encoded by the coding sequence ATGAACTTTGAGAGAAATGAACGCCCCCGAAAGTATTCTTCTCCTGATTTTAACAGAGAAAATGTAGAACCCAACAAAGACCGGGAAGGCGGCTTTAACAGAAAATCCGAGTACGACAAGGATTATGACCGCGGTTTTAACCGTGATCGTGATGGTGACAACAGGGGTTATGGTCGAGACAGGGACCGTGATGGTGGCGGTGGCTACGGCCGCGACCGCGATGGTGGATTCAGACCTTCTGGAGGTGGCTATGGCCGCGACCGCGATGGCGGTGGTGGTTACGGCGACCGTGACCGCGGTTACAACCGTGGAGGTGGAGGTTATGGCCGTGATCGCGATGGTGGCGGTGGTTATGGTGACCGTGACCGCGGCTACAACCGTGGTGGCGGCGGTGGTTATGGTCGCGACCGCGATGGCGGTGGTGGCTATGGTGACCGTGGTGGTTACAATCGCGGCGGTGGTGGCGATCGTGGAGGTTACAACCGCGGTGGCGGTGGTGATCGCGGTGGCTACAATCGTGGTGGTGGTGACCGTGGTGGTTACAATCGCGGCGGCGGTGGTCGTCAACAACGCCCAGGTGGTGGTGGACAACGCTTCAAACGTACTCCTAAGCCGGACAACAAGATTTACTTTATTGCCTTATTGCCTACGGCAGAGGTGGGTAAAGAGATCATTAAGATCAAGCAAGAATTTGCTGAGAACTACGGCCCGGTTTACGCATTGAAAGTATTGCCGCACATCACGTTACAAGTACCATTCACAGCAGATCCTAGCCTTGAAAGAGCCTTCTGCGAAGAGTTGACTGAATTTGCGAAAGACCAAGCTCCATTTGAAGTTACTTTAAATGGTTTCGGTACATTCCCGAACAAACAGAACCGCGTGCTTTTTATCAACGTGGAAAAAAGCGAGGAAATGAGCGCATTGCATCGTCAATTGATCAATTATCTCCGCAAAGAGTTCGGTTTCAGTACCATGTTGGCCCGTACAGGTTTTACTCCTCACGTAACTGTTGCCTTTAAAGACCTTACAGACGAACAGTTTGAAAAGGCTTGGCCGGAATACGAAAACAAGGAGTACACTGCCTCCTTCAAAGTAAATAACCTCTATTTCTTGCGCCACAACGGCAAGTCTTGGGAAGTGTTACAAAAATGTAAGTTAGGCGGCGCTTAA
- the kynU gene encoding kynureninase: MNLFEASLSFARELDGQDELRNFRDEFYFPERDGKDAIYFCGNSLGLQPKGVEAAIAQELADWRQHAVEGYWNAKNPWLFYQTALREPLAKIMGSRETEISVMNTLTVNLHFMMLSFYKPTKSRFKVLMEEGAFPSDQYAVETQVKMHGFDPEEAIVEIKPRPGEHLLRSEDILQIINEHNDTIAVILLGGINYYTGQLYNLAEITKAAHQVGAIAGFDLAHVAGNVPMQLHEWQVDFAVWCSYKYLNSGPGAVGGAFVHEKHAANRGYPRLGGWWGNEESTRFKMEKGFIPKATAEGWQMSTAQVMNMVSLKASLELFDTAGIHNLRAKSIQLTNYLEFLLAQVKGLNFEIITPKDCNERGAQLSLRFNEKGKEIHQQLTNAGIIVDWREPGVIRVAPTPMYNSYEDVFHFYEIIENIASKRLIK, from the coding sequence ATGAACCTTTTTGAAGCATCGTTGTCCTTCGCACGGGAACTGGATGGGCAAGACGAATTAAGAAATTTTAGAGACGAATTTTATTTTCCCGAAAGAGATGGGAAAGATGCAATATACTTTTGTGGAAATTCATTAGGCTTGCAACCGAAAGGGGTGGAAGCAGCTATAGCACAAGAATTAGCCGATTGGAGGCAACACGCGGTAGAAGGGTATTGGAATGCCAAGAATCCTTGGTTGTTTTACCAAACAGCTTTGCGTGAACCATTAGCTAAAATCATGGGTTCGAGAGAGACCGAGATTTCGGTGATGAACACCCTTACCGTGAATCTGCACTTCATGATGTTGAGTTTTTATAAGCCAACAAAATCAAGGTTTAAAGTGTTAATGGAAGAAGGAGCATTCCCCAGTGATCAATACGCCGTTGAAACCCAGGTGAAAATGCACGGATTTGACCCGGAAGAAGCTATTGTTGAAATAAAACCCAGGCCGGGAGAGCATTTGCTTCGTTCTGAGGATATTTTGCAAATAATTAACGAACATAATGATACAATTGCTGTAATATTGCTAGGAGGTATAAATTATTATACCGGTCAGCTTTATAACTTAGCAGAAATTACGAAGGCAGCCCACCAAGTGGGAGCCATTGCAGGGTTCGACCTTGCGCACGTAGCCGGAAATGTACCTATGCAGTTACACGAATGGCAAGTGGATTTTGCAGTGTGGTGTTCTTATAAATACTTGAATAGTGGCCCAGGCGCCGTAGGTGGCGCTTTTGTACATGAAAAACATGCAGCCAACAGGGGGTACCCCAGGTTAGGTGGTTGGTGGGGAAATGAAGAAAGTACCCGATTTAAAATGGAAAAAGGATTTATTCCAAAAGCAACAGCGGAAGGCTGGCAAATGAGTACCGCCCAAGTGATGAATATGGTCTCCTTAAAAGCTTCATTGGAATTGTTTGACACAGCCGGAATTCACAACCTGAGAGCTAAAAGTATCCAATTAACGAACTATTTAGAATTCCTCCTGGCACAAGTGAAAGGATTAAATTTTGAAATAATTACACCAAAAGATTGTAATGAACGTGGTGCGCAATTATCTTTGCGATTCAATGAGAAAGGCAAGGAAATTCACCAACAACTGACGAACGCTGGCATAATTGTCGATTGGAGGGAGCCCGGTGTTATTAGGGTAGCTCCAACGCCTATGTATAATTCGTATGAAGATGTTTTTCATTTTTATGAAATCATCGAAAATATTGCTTCAAAACGCTTAATTAAGTAA
- a CDS encoding TIGR00266 family protein yields MPQNHEIDYRIFGEEMQIVEIELDPQETVIAESGSFMMMNQEIQMQTMFGDGSQQNQGFFGKLMSAGKRLLTGESLFITAFTNSGYGKKNVSFAAPYPGKIIPLNLQLLGGKVICQKDAFLCAAKGVSIGIEFQRRLGTGIFGGEGFIMQKLEGDGLAFVHAGGMVIEKELMPGEVLKIDTGCIVAYTQNIDFDIEFIRGIKNMVFGGEGLFFAVLRGPGKVWIQSLPISRLASRIVSMSGPGGRKEEGSILGGLGNLLDGD; encoded by the coding sequence ATGCCACAGAACCATGAAATAGATTACCGCATTTTCGGTGAAGAAATGCAGATCGTAGAAATAGAGTTAGACCCACAAGAAACCGTGATAGCTGAAAGCGGTAGTTTTATGATGATGAACCAAGAAATCCAAATGCAAACGATGTTTGGAGATGGTTCCCAACAAAATCAAGGTTTTTTTGGAAAATTAATGTCTGCCGGGAAGCGTTTACTTACCGGGGAGAGTCTTTTTATCACCGCTTTTACAAATTCCGGCTACGGGAAGAAAAACGTGAGCTTCGCTGCGCCATATCCGGGTAAAATCATCCCTTTAAATTTACAATTGCTCGGGGGAAAGGTTATTTGCCAGAAAGATGCTTTCCTATGTGCGGCAAAGGGAGTTAGCATCGGGATCGAGTTCCAACGTAGGTTGGGGACCGGTATATTTGGTGGTGAAGGGTTTATCATGCAGAAGTTGGAAGGAGATGGGCTGGCATTTGTTCATGCCGGGGGAATGGTAATAGAGAAGGAATTGATGCCAGGAGAAGTATTGAAAATTGATACGGGATGTATCGTGGCTTACACGCAAAACATTGATTTTGATATAGAATTCATCCGAGGTATTAAGAATATGGTATTTGGCGGAGAAGGCTTGTTCTTTGCCGTTTTAAGGGGGCCGGGTAAAGTTTGGATCCAATCTTTGCCGATCAGCCGCCTCGCCAGCCGCATAGTTTCAATGAGCGGACCGGGCGGTAGGAAAGAAGAAGGAAGTATCCTTGGAGGGCTCGGGAACCTTTTAGATGGAGATTGA
- a CDS encoding helix-turn-helix domain-containing protein, giving the protein MNYGRTLQRLRKLKGVSQLEVAEHINVSRTTYVNLEKGMGELTLSKIITLAEYYKVNINYFINIILNTDNYTDCLPTKNQEFCDIKNMLEEILLKIHDLNEVNK; this is encoded by the coding sequence ATGAACTATGGAAGAACCTTGCAGAGATTAAGGAAACTTAAAGGTGTATCCCAATTAGAAGTTGCAGAACACATAAATGTAAGTAGAACAACTTATGTTAATCTAGAGAAGGGTATGGGGGAACTCACCTTATCAAAAATTATTACTCTAGCTGAGTACTATAAGGTTAATATTAATTATTTTATTAATATAATATTAAATACGGACAATTATACTGATTGTTTACCTACTAAAAACCAAGAGTTTTGTGATATAAAAAATATGTTAGAAGAAATCCTCTTAAAAATTCACGATTTAAATGAAGTAAATAAATAA